A region from the Mucilaginibacter sp. CSA2-8R genome encodes:
- a CDS encoding glycoside hydrolase family 3 N-terminal domain-containing protein, with product MKKAVCCIAFLASVISINTAFAQRPRSDSVAANKWVNQAYKKLSRRQKIAQLMVLRLSERRGKEVVFFDKGVQSAMKKYNIGSVCLFQGTALQQANVLNHLQSVAKTPLLVCIDGETGVGMRFNDVKPFPDQLTIGATGDAAIAYHVGQAIAAQCKRAGIQVNYAPVVDINNNPNNPVINFRSFGEDKYKVSLFGTQIMLGMQDGGIMACAKHFPGHGDVAVDSHLDLPVINKSVAQLDSLELYPFRTLIKQNVGSMMVAHLYIPAIDTTRNQATSLSKKNVTGLLRDDLKFKGITFTDALEMKGVAKFYPQGEAAVQSLIAGNDMLCLPGDVKGSIKKIRKAIRHDKLSWDDINAKVKKVLLAKYNLGLDTIKAIDTLNIAADLSKDINTEKKEVYTNAITLVTRQDSSMLPLRGKNKVAYVGLGLTGANHFADRVKQAFNADCYYLSYQDDSLKADGLLKQLSNYDAVVIGMHKYAKYPAKNFGISNAAIRVLNEVKQKSNAITLAFGNPYAIKNMIGARNLVACYEDDSLMHDVAINLLTGKVTAKGKLPVTVGPYHYGSGIITNDYLPLVQATQVGLDSTMLLRIDTIAANAIQKGATPGCVVLVAKNGKVGFLKAYGHLNYDGKDAVTPQTVYDLASVTKISATNVSVMKLYEEGKLDIGKTLGDYLPWVRGTDKAGLKLSDVLLHQAGLVSFIPFNRETIDIKTGRPKPGFYKKQPDALYSVRVADEMYMRHDWLDTIKKRIITSKLGPANKYVYSDNDFILLGKVVEQITGIPLDEYVRQTFYLPLGMTSTTFKPLEHEPINVIAPTENEKVFRLQHLHGDVHDPGAAMFGGVAGHAGLFSNAYDLAQLYQLLLNGGELNGVRLFKKETIDFFTAYHSTISRRGMGFDKPEKDNRTRKDPYPTLSASPLTFGHTGFTGIGVWADPKYNLLYIFMSNRVNPDGGDNNKLSTLNVRSDIQETVYQAMFKYEKDHQPKPVVPAKKVVKTLKLMK from the coding sequence ATGAAAAAAGCCGTCTGCTGTATAGCCTTCTTAGCGTCCGTTATTTCTATCAATACTGCGTTTGCCCAACGGCCACGGTCCGACTCGGTTGCGGCAAATAAATGGGTAAACCAAGCCTATAAAAAATTGTCTCGACGGCAAAAAATTGCTCAATTGATGGTGTTACGCCTGTCCGAACGGCGCGGTAAAGAGGTGGTGTTTTTTGACAAAGGGGTGCAGAGCGCCATGAAGAAATACAATATTGGCTCGGTATGCCTTTTTCAGGGTACGGCACTGCAACAGGCTAATGTGCTTAACCATTTACAAAGTGTAGCTAAAACGCCGCTATTAGTGTGCATTGATGGCGAAACCGGCGTGGGCATGCGCTTTAATGATGTAAAACCTTTTCCGGACCAACTTACCATCGGGGCCACCGGCGATGCTGCGATTGCCTACCATGTTGGGCAAGCCATTGCTGCGCAGTGCAAACGTGCCGGCATACAGGTTAACTACGCTCCGGTTGTAGACATCAATAACAATCCAAACAACCCGGTGATCAACTTCCGGTCGTTTGGCGAGGATAAATATAAAGTTTCCTTATTCGGTACCCAGATTATGCTGGGTATGCAAGACGGCGGCATCATGGCTTGCGCCAAACACTTTCCGGGTCATGGCGATGTGGCGGTAGACTCACACCTGGATCTCCCGGTTATCAATAAATCCGTTGCACAGCTCGACTCATTGGAGTTATACCCTTTTCGTACCCTTATCAAACAAAACGTGGGTAGTATGATGGTGGCCCACCTATACATCCCGGCCATTGATACTACCCGCAACCAGGCCACCTCGCTGTCTAAAAAAAATGTGACCGGTTTACTGCGAGACGACCTTAAATTTAAAGGTATTACTTTTACTGATGCACTCGAAATGAAGGGTGTTGCCAAATTTTATCCACAGGGCGAGGCAGCCGTTCAGTCGCTCATTGCCGGTAACGACATGCTTTGCCTGCCCGGCGACGTGAAAGGCAGCATCAAAAAAATCCGAAAAGCCATTAGGCATGATAAACTAAGCTGGGACGATATCAACGCTAAAGTAAAAAAGGTGCTTTTGGCCAAATATAACCTGGGGCTGGATACTATTAAGGCAATCGATACACTGAACATTGCAGCCGACTTAAGTAAAGACATCAATACCGAAAAGAAAGAAGTTTATACCAACGCCATCACTCTCGTTACCCGGCAAGATAGCAGCATGCTTCCGCTAAGAGGTAAAAATAAGGTGGCTTACGTAGGTTTGGGTTTAACCGGAGCTAATCATTTTGCCGACCGGGTAAAACAGGCTTTTAATGCCGACTGCTATTACCTGAGCTACCAGGACGACAGTCTGAAAGCCGACGGTTTACTGAAACAATTGAGCAATTATGATGCAGTAGTAATTGGTATGCATAAATATGCCAAGTACCCGGCAAAAAACTTCGGTATCAGCAACGCGGCTATACGGGTTTTGAATGAAGTAAAGCAAAAATCCAATGCCATTACCCTGGCTTTTGGTAACCCTTACGCAATTAAGAATATGATTGGTGCACGTAACCTGGTAGCCTGTTATGAAGATGATAGCCTGATGCACGATGTTGCTATCAACCTGCTCACAGGCAAAGTAACCGCCAAAGGTAAGCTGCCCGTTACCGTCGGTCCATATCATTATGGTTCAGGCATTATAACTAATGATTACTTGCCGTTGGTGCAGGCAACGCAAGTTGGGCTAGACAGCACTATGCTGCTACGCATTGACACCATTGCGGCTAACGCCATACAGAAAGGCGCTACGCCCGGGTGCGTAGTGTTGGTAGCTAAAAATGGTAAAGTTGGCTTCCTGAAAGCTTACGGCCATTTAAATTACGACGGCAAAGATGCCGTAACGCCGCAAACCGTTTACGACTTAGCTTCGGTAACCAAAATTAGTGCGACCAACGTTTCGGTGATGAAGTTGTACGAAGAAGGTAAGCTCGACATTGGTAAAACCCTTGGTGATTATTTGCCTTGGGTTAGAGGTACTGACAAAGCAGGTTTAAAACTATCGGACGTATTGTTGCACCAGGCCGGTTTAGTTTCATTTATCCCATTTAATCGCGAAACCATCGACATTAAAACGGGGCGGCCTAAACCCGGCTTCTACAAAAAACAGCCGGATGCTTTATACAGTGTACGGGTTGCCGACGAGATGTATATGCGGCACGATTGGCTGGATACCATTAAAAAACGCATCATCACCAGTAAGCTCGGCCCTGCTAATAAATATGTTTACAGCGACAACGACTTTATATTGTTGGGCAAGGTGGTAGAGCAGATTACCGGCATACCGCTGGATGAATATGTACGTCAAACTTTTTACCTGCCGCTGGGCATGACCAGCACTACGTTTAAGCCGTTGGAGCATGAACCCATCAATGTAATTGCACCCACCGAAAACGAAAAAGTTTTTCGCTTGCAACACCTGCATGGCGACGTGCACGATCCGGGAGCGGCCATGTTTGGTGGCGTAGCCGGTCATGCGGGTTTGTTTAGCAATGCTTATGATTTAGCGCAACTATACCAATTGCTGTTAAACGGCGGCGAACTGAATGGTGTAAGACTGTTTAAAAAGGAGACTATAGATTTCTTTACGGCTTACCACAGCACTATCAGCCGCCGCGGCATGGGCTTCGACAAGCCTGAAAAAGATAATAGAACTCGAAAAGATCCTTATCCAACGTTAAGTGCGTCACCTTTAACTTTTGGTCATACAGGCTTTACCGGCATCGGTGTTTGGGCCGATCCAAAGTATAACCTCCTATACATTTTTATGTCGAACCGGGTAAACCCTGACGGCGGCGACAATAATAAACTCAGCACGCTGAACGTACGCTCCGACATTCAGGAAACGGTTTATCAAGCGATGTTTAAATACGAAAAAGACCACCAGCCTAAACCAGTGGTGCCTGCTAAAAAAGTAGTTAAAACTTTAAAATTAATGAAATAA